A section of the Flavobacterium ardleyense genome encodes:
- the carB gene encoding carbamoyl-phosphate synthase large subunit produces the protein MPKDNSIKSVLIIGSGPIVIGQACEFDYAGSQAARSIREEGIEVILINSNPATIMTDPSMADHIYLKPLTTKSIIEILKEHPQIDAVLPTMGGQTALNLCLEAEEKGIWEDFNVKLIGVDINAINVTEDREQFKQLLEKIGIPAAPAKTATSFLKGKEIAQEFGFPLVIRPSFTLGGTGAAFVHTKEDFDELLTRGLEASPIHEVLIDKALLGWKEYELELLRDKNDNVVIICSIENMDPMGIHTGDSITVAPAMTLSDRTFQKMRDMSILMMRSIGNFAGGCNVQFAVSPDENEDIVAIEINPRVSRSSALASKATGYPIAKIAAKLALGYHLDELKNQITKTTSALFEPTLDYVIVKIPRWNFDKFEGSDRTLGLQMKSVGEVMGIGRSFQEALHKATQSLEIKRNGLGADGKSYTNYEQILDKLANASWDRVFVIYDAIQLGIPLSRIHEITKIDMWFLKQYEELYLLEKEIATFKVDSLPKELLLEAKQKGFADRQIAHMMGCLESEVYKLREKLNVNRVFKLVDTCAGEFEAKTPYYYSTFEEEIETADGKRYVENESIVSDKKKIVVLGSGPNRIGQGIEFDYSCVHGVLAAKECGYETIMINCNPETVSTDFDTADKLYFEPVFWEHIYDIIRHEKPEGVIVQLGGQTALKLAEKLDRYGIKIIGTSYDALDLAEDRGRFSELLTTLDIPFPQFGIAETADQASQLADELDFPLLVRPSYVLGGQGMKIVINKQELEEHVIDLLKNIPGNKLLLDHYLDGAIEAEADAICDADGNVYIIGIMEHIEPCGVHSGDSNATLPPFNLGEFVLQQIKDHTKKIAVALRTVGLINVQFAIKDDVVYIIEANPRASRTVPFIAKAYGEPYVNYATKVMLGEKKVTDFTFNPQLKGYAIKQPVFSFSKFHNVNKALGPEMKSTGESILFIDDLKDDQFYELYSRRKMYLSK, from the coding sequence ATGCCAAAAGACAACTCAATAAAATCAGTTTTAATTATAGGATCTGGGCCTATAGTAATAGGACAGGCGTGCGAATTTGACTACGCTGGATCTCAAGCAGCGCGCTCAATTCGTGAAGAAGGGATCGAAGTTATATTGATTAACTCCAATCCTGCGACGATTATGACCGACCCTTCAATGGCCGATCATATCTATCTAAAACCGCTTACGACCAAATCTATTATTGAAATCTTAAAGGAGCATCCACAAATTGACGCGGTTTTGCCTACAATGGGAGGACAAACTGCCCTTAACTTATGTCTTGAAGCAGAAGAAAAAGGAATTTGGGAAGACTTTAATGTAAAATTGATAGGTGTTGATATCAATGCAATCAATGTAACCGAAGATAGAGAGCAGTTTAAACAACTACTTGAAAAAATTGGAATTCCAGCAGCTCCAGCAAAAACAGCTACTTCTTTCCTTAAAGGAAAAGAGATTGCGCAGGAATTTGGTTTCCCATTAGTAATCCGTCCTTCGTTTACACTTGGAGGTACTGGTGCCGCTTTTGTACATACTAAGGAAGACTTTGACGAACTGCTTACACGCGGTCTTGAAGCTTCGCCAATTCACGAAGTTCTTATCGACAAAGCCTTGCTTGGTTGGAAAGAATATGAGTTGGAACTTTTGAGAGATAAGAATGATAATGTTGTAATTATCTGTTCTATCGAAAATATGGATCCAATGGGAATTCATACTGGAGATTCAATCACGGTTGCTCCAGCAATGACATTATCTGATCGCACTTTCCAGAAAATGCGCGATATGTCAATCCTAATGATGCGTAGTATTGGAAACTTTGCGGGTGGATGTAACGTTCAGTTTGCAGTTTCTCCAGACGAAAATGAAGATATTGTAGCAATCGAAATCAACCCTCGTGTTTCTAGATCTTCAGCTTTAGCATCAAAAGCAACTGGATATCCAATTGCGAAAATTGCGGCTAAACTTGCACTTGGATACCACTTGGACGAACTTAAAAATCAAATTACTAAAACGACTTCGGCTCTTTTTGAACCAACTTTGGATTATGTAATTGTAAAAATTCCTCGTTGGAACTTTGACAAATTCGAAGGTTCAGACAGAACTTTAGGTCTTCAGATGAAATCTGTAGGTGAAGTGATGGGAATCGGACGTTCTTTTCAAGAAGCTTTGCACAAAGCAACGCAGTCACTTGAAATTAAACGTAACGGACTTGGTGCAGACGGAAAAAGCTATACCAACTACGAGCAAATTCTTGACAAACTTGCAAATGCGAGTTGGGATAGAGTATTTGTAATCTACGACGCAATTCAACTGGGAATTCCTTTGAGCAGAATTCATGAGATTACAAAAATCGATATGTGGTTCTTGAAACAATATGAGGAACTTTACCTTTTGGAAAAAGAAATCGCAACTTTCAAAGTTGATTCTCTTCCAAAAGAACTTCTACTTGAAGCAAAACAAAAAGGATTTGCCGATAGACAAATCGCTCATATGATGGGTTGTCTAGAAAGTGAAGTTTATAAATTAAGAGAAAAATTAAACGTAAATCGTGTCTTCAAACTTGTTGATACCTGCGCGGGAGAATTTGAAGCCAAAACACCTTACTACTATTCAACTTTCGAAGAAGAAATAGAAACGGCAGATGGCAAAAGATATGTTGAAAACGAAAGTATCGTTTCTGACAAAAAGAAAATTGTAGTTTTAGGTTCAGGACCAAACAGAATTGGTCAGGGAATTGAGTTCGATTATTCTTGTGTTCACGGAGTTTTGGCTGCGAAAGAATGCGGATACGAAACAATTATGATCAACTGTAATCCAGAAACTGTTTCTACAGATTTTGATACAGCAGACAAATTATACTTCGAGCCAGTATTCTGGGAGCATATTTACGACATTATTCGTCACGAAAAACCAGAAGGTGTAATCGTTCAATTAGGTGGTCAAACTGCGTTAAAGTTGGCTGAAAAACTAGATCGTTATGGAATTAAAATCATCGGAACTAGTTACGACGCTTTGGATTTAGCTGAAGACAGAGGTCGTTTTTCTGAACTGCTGACAACTTTAGATATTCCTTTCCCACAATTCGGAATCGCGGAAACTGCTGATCAAGCTTCACAACTTGCAGATGAATTGGATTTCCCACTTTTGGTGCGTCCTTCTTACGTTTTGGGTGGTCAGGGAATGAAAATTGTGATTAACAAACAAGAATTGGAAGAGCACGTAATCGATCTTCTAAAGAATATTCCTGGTAACAAATTATTGTTAGATCATTACCTTGACGGTGCAATCGAAGCTGAAGCAGATGCAATTTGCGACGCTGATGGTAATGTGTACATCATCGGAATTATGGAGCATATCGAGCCTTGTGGAGTTCACTCTGGAGATTCAAATGCGACTTTGCCTCCTTTTAATCTTGGCGAATTTGTATTGCAGCAGATAAAAGATCACACTAAGAAAATCGCGGTGGCATTGAGAACTGTTGGTCTGATCAACGTTCAGTTTGCCATCAAAGATGACGTGGTTTATATCATCGAAGCAAATCCTAGAGCCTCTCGTACCGTGCCGTTTATCGCAAAAGCGTATGGCGAACCGTATGTAAATTATGCTACAAAAGTGATGTTGGGCGAGAAGAAAGTCACAGATTTCACTTTCAATCCACAGCTTAAAGGATACGCGATTAAGCAGCCAGTTTTCTCTTTCAGCAAGTTCCACAATGTCAATAAAGCATTAGGACCAGAGATGAAATCGACAGGAGAGAGTATTCTTTTTATCGATGACTTGAAAGACGATCAGTTTTACGAATTGTATTCACGTCGTAAAATGTACTTGAGCAAATAA